From the genome of Reinekea thalattae:
CTGAAATGAAATGCACTAGTAGATTGAACAGTTTTACAAAAACAAGACTGTGCAAACGCTGTTTTCAATTAGGGTAACTTTGAATATTTTTTTGCTTTTTTGTTTCTCGTTGTCGTGATCTGCCCGTTTGATGTTGTTTTATTTTTAGCTGCTTACTCTTTCTGCCTACTTATCTTCGTACCGACTTATCTCTCTAGCAACTTATCTTTCCACCGACTTAATCTTCCTATCTAACTTCTGAGTCACTTCACTTTTGTTCAACTCATAATGAACAGATACCGCTTGGCAAAGCTGTAACGATGAAACACTGCTAATTGTTTAGCCAATTTCTCTGATTAAATTACGCATTTGGCGGTTTATTTTCTCTTTAACCTTCAATACTGAAAGCCGTTTCATTAAAATAACTAACACCCTCCCATTGCCGCGACAGGATAATGGCCAATTAGGCTGTTTATAAAAACTTATGCACGCAACTTTGCAAATTCTTGATCGTCATCGAGACACGCTCAATAACCATAAAATTCATTGGTTCGACAGCCCAGAACAGAGCGATCTAATAAAGCCGCACGACCAACAGTACAATCTGAACTGGAGCAGCAACAACCAGTTATCTATCGATGATTTAAGCATCACAACAGCTGAGTTAAATATTTTATTTTTCCCAAAATCGAAAGAACGTTTAGATTGGTGGCTTGCTAAGATTAGCAGTCAATTAGCTGAAAACCAGCAACTTTGGGTTGTCGGTGAAAACAACAGCGGAATTAAGAGTATAGAAAAACGCATCGGTCGCTATTTTGATAGCTTTAAAATCGACAGTGCGCGTCATTGTGCTTTAGTTGAATTGCGTCTTAAACAACCTCTTGAGCAATCCTCAAGCGATTGGCAAAGCTATGAAGTGAAGCTTGAAGCAATTAATGAGCAAACCAACAAGGAAGCAGATGAAACAGCAACCGATGCTCAATCTGCGAATAAAATTTATAGCTTGCC
Proteins encoded in this window:
- a CDS encoding class I SAM-dependent methyltransferase is translated as MHATLQILDRHRDTLNNHKIHWFDSPEQSDLIKPHDQQYNLNWSSNNQLSIDDLSITTAELNILFFPKSKERLDWWLAKISSQLAENQQLWVVGENNSGIKSIEKRIGRYFDSFKIDSARHCALVELRLKQPLEQSSSDWQSYEVKLEAINEQTNKEADETATDAQSANKIYSLPGVFSAAKLDKGSDLLIQHLPKLRGKVLEFGCGAGVLSLAIARQPSVSGLVVTDIDALAIHSTQKTLTANALQDKATLHWSDGLHNLPQQQFDAIVTNPPFHQGIKTAYAASEHFFSQAHLWLKPGGQLIWVVNDFLRYEPCLDAQFDTTVELTRQRGFKVLSATKKAKR